DNA sequence from the Dreissena polymorpha isolate Duluth1 chromosome 3, UMN_Dpol_1.0, whole genome shotgun sequence genome:
ACAGAGCGGGTTTAATTCCCCGTACATAATTCAATGCATAAAAAGCATCCGTTTCCTGATTTTCTGTAAATCAACCAACAACTTCTTTGCACAACGACACCACTTTAAAAAACTGAATCCACCGCCGCCGGTCCCATAATAATGCCGGATTTGTCTTATCCGGCATGATCCGGCATGAATCGTTAAGCCGCAGGGCAGCTCCGTGCGATTCCTGAAGGTACCATAACATGTGAGAATGTGGTTGGGGCTTCGGGAGGCCAACACGGCATGATCCGTGAAGTCCAAAAAAGATTGCAGCATCTGGGATGGAACGTCTAGCTCAAATATAGGGTCCGGACAGCCGTAGGTCTGGGAACAGTCTGGGAAATAAGACCCCGGACTATCAAGGGCCATGGCGGCAGTTGAACGGTTGTCCCCGATCCCTTCACGGCGGTTACACGAAACAAGCCGGTACATGTAGATTGCATCGCTTCCATCACGGTTCCGCTCGGAGCTACTAAGGAAGAATACGGTGTAAACACCGAAAAACAGTAAGGAAATACGGCGGATACACGGGTTATCATTTAAAAACTCCGCATAACACGGACGATGCCGGATAAAAAGGGTTGCTCAAAAGTACCTTCAAGATTTAAATAAAGTGAAAACACGGATGAACACGAAATATTACGGACGATTTCGCTCATGTTCATATCAAAACtagcaaattgaaaattgattAACTTTTTTTCTGTGCTACCGACACAGCAACATGGTCCATGATGACCAGCTGCTGCTGATTAGATGTCAGCATTATACTGCCGGAGGCTCAGTTTGAAAAAGTATCCTGATTACTTAATCGAAGTCACGGCAGTGCAATAGAAAAAATATCATAAGCGGCGAAAAGAATTCAAAAGTAAACCCTCTGGGTGAGAAAATGGCCCACAAGAAGACGAGCTCTTGGTCGATACGCACGCTTACTGTCGAACTGGAGAAAGTAGACGATAGAAGAATTATTTAATTGCCTGCGCATATTGGCAAAGGCATTGCAGTACCTAGCGTCAGGGGACAGTTACCACTCTCTGATATATACATAAGACCATCTTCACGCCTATCTGTCAGGTCTGCGATGAACATCGCCAAGCGGTTCCGCAAACAACTGAATCTGCACAACTTTCTGGCACGTTTCCATGGAGTGTCTTCGTCGTGGTGGCTACTTGGACTACATGTACGAGGGTTACAATTCCATAATCCGCATGATCTTGGTCGACGCCGACTACACGTTAATTTTTTAGGAACTAGGCACCCATTTATTAGCCGATGTTTCTCAGGTTTTCATCGATTGCGTAATGAAGCAAACCATCGACAAGGAAATGTTGTGTCTACCTGATCTTGAACCTTTACCTAAAAACGACAAAACACTTCAGTTCTATATTATCGTAGATGACGCATTCGCCTGAAAAAAAGGTTCATGAAACCTTTCTTTAAGAAAAACATGTCACCCCCCGAACGAGTCTTCAACAATCGACTGTCTTGAGGTGGCGGAAAGTGGGAAACGCGTGAGGGATTATTGCGCGTCGCTTTCGATGTCTACACTCTACAATGTTGCAGTCTCAAGAGCCAGGGAAGTCTATTATGCTACCTTGCATTTGCTTTTATAATCTTCCGAGACTGAGCAATGGAAATAAAATTTGATGTAGCTGCACAAGGGGACTACAATCACAACATCATACCTATGATTTTACAAGATATCACTATATGATAAACGGATAGGAAATATGCCCAACATGGCTTTAACTTTGCAACGGACCGGATTCATTTTCGAAATCTTCCTTGATATAATTACTCAAAATATTCTCAggcagtttcatgaagatcgggaaATGAAATGACATTAAGAGTATTCAAACGATTTCATTAAAACCAAGAAAGGAACATTTTCCCGCCCCACTGCGGCCTTGCCTGTTTTAGCCAAACGTAGCTGTTTTTGAAAACCGTCGAGATATCCTTATAACAAAGGTtgtgagcaagtttcatgataaatGCGAAAACATATTTCGCGAACAGTGTTCACAAACGTTCTCTGTAGACATAAAAGGAAAGATGTCAATCCCTTTTGCGGCAATGTTTTTGAGCAATTTTTTTGGAAACCAAGCAGATATATACTACCAACACATattctgataaagtttcattACGATGTGTCCAAAATGtcacttttagagtgttcacaagcttctttctTCCATTGGACCTAAGATGTTGTGCTCAGTTGGGTAAAAACCTTTGTATACATATGATATATACCTCAGACTTGGtgattgtaatatttatataaatgcgaTAGCGTGTGATGCCTCTGGGACATATCGTGTAAGATGTCTCCATGTCCGTACCAAGCGTACTATTTTGTAAACGTTCTGTACCAATTGCTTTCGagcataaatatatgtttttaaaaacgAATTTTTAGAATATAGTTGTAAATGTTACCAATAGAATATTGTCaagtaaaataatcattattttactTGATAAGAACTTATACCTTATCAGAAACAATTAAATCATTTCGTCGGCCAGGGATACTAAGATGATTTGTTTCTATCAGGAAATAATGTTGTGTTTTCCAATATTATCCCATAAATAAGGTTCGGAAGTTCGGTCATCTTTTTGAATGCAATTTCTGTACGATACATTAAACATCTATGTCTTAAATTAGAATAAAAATGACAGTAATCGTTGCGATCTCTCTGTAATATTATTGCATTGTATGTAAACGATAGTTAAACGAATGTGATTGAGTTaagcaaacaaaaatcaaaaccgTGACCTGGATTTGCTAATAAATAAAGGGTCAATGGtatcaaataactttttttaccCAAACCGAAACGCAAAAGATGAGAAAAATAACAGAAGTACGTCGGTTTCGATATATACAAAGAGTAAAACAAAGCTGCACCAGCAGGAGAGGCACCATATTAAACTTTGACgtcaattatatttacaaaaagttTCCAAACAATTAGACACTAAACGTATGTACTAGACAAGACATACAAGTAcacaataaacacacacaaagggTCAATGCACTGTTATTAAGGGTTTAACTTGGCCtgtaataattaacaaaatacttaacaCAGCTCGCTCAACAATTTCTTCCGCTTTGATAGTAAAGTACACAATTTCTGTCAGTTATCCGATATAAAgaccacaaatatattttttaggttaaatatcttttttatttactaTTTTTAGTAACTATAAACTTGAACCCACTTGCCCGAAATGTAATTCATCGCTAGGAAAAGTTACAACCTTCCTAAGCACGTACTTTCTTCACCATATCTTCACCCTAACTAACGGCATTGAGCGCAAACTTTGAGTATCTATATTTtaaaacagtgaccttgatcttaacCGAAGTGACCCCAAATGCACTCGCATGTCAGCTAAAGAATGTGTTGTCACACACAAACATTTCGGTGACCTCACATGATGACTAGAACATCTGTGTGATGTTGCAAATCAATACTGTTCGTAGAAATAGCGAAATGGAAATGTTGCACAATTGCCTTAATAAGAGCATATCTCTGACAACAGCGACGACTCGGGCATTTGGACCAATAGTATAGCTCGTGCAAATCTCAATAAAACGAATCTCGTAGTatcaacatttaaaattaaaaagaaacaaacGAGAAACCATTTTCGTCGTCAAAGATTTACAACTGTATCGAAACACACAGACATAGGTTTATTACACTTAATTCAACCAAATAACAAAATTGACTTGAACACAGTCTAAAATTCtcattttaatacattacgacgtaaattgtaaataaaatcacgCTTTTGTGCATATATGCATGGGGCCAATCGATTAAAACGGTTTGTTCTTCATAGCAGCCTGTTTCCAACAAcgaatgattttgtttttctgtACAAGCATTTCTATCCGTCTGTTATATGATATGCCAATGTTGAACTTCGGCTTGAATGTACTTGTACATGTAATGTCCATGTAAAAGTTAATGGATTTAATAAGTAAATTTCGAATTATCGTCGAATTTGACTATTTCAATGATAGTTTATACCAGCGGTCATAAAGATACGAGAACATTTTTAATGCGGGACCGGCGGAACTAGGCTTCGCTTGAGGGACCACGTCGCCGCTTGGATCAGTCGGGGGATTGACGTCGGAATGTGGTACTCTGGGTGTGTTTGGATTGAGTCTAGTGCGATTTGTTTCTTCAAGTATCTCAATATCGCAATGTTCCCCTtcaaaataaatttacttacGAAAATCGTCTTAAAGTTTGAGGTATGAGTAAAGTGAAACATGTTTTGAACTTGTAAACATAGGaagatataaaacaaatatatatatatataaatatataacattttcattGTATCAACGTGTACTTTTTCGTCATTCAAAACTTTTTAGTCTTTAAacaaactttataaaacaaaCTTGTCCACATATTCATTGCACATTCGTTACAAGTGCACATAGAGTATCTTGTATTATCACGTTTGGCTACAACACTATGAAATATTCTGAACATGTTTATTGACATCTTAAATGCGTTGATGATATTGTTACATATAACTTAGAATCTGTCTTGTAAATTGTCATGTACTGTAACAAATGGAGACATACCGTACAGTTCATTGACCCGCTGATGGGAGATGTTGTGAGGCGGACctgaaacaacaaaacacacatgaAGTACAAACACCCTTCACTATTCAGCAGAATATAAACGAACATTCAATTAAACTACATACAAGTGATTAGCAAACTTTTTGCAGTACTTAATGAACATGAAGTATATGTCGCATCGTGTTAACCAATACTGTCGCGTTTGTATTATCAAGCGTTACCATTAACATAGCACCATCAATGACATAATACATGGGGTAATGGCCCATGTTACCTATGTCTGTATCATGCAAAAACACTTGATACCTAGCCAAACTGTGGGACCAAAGTCCATCCTACCCATGTAGGCATCATGAAAAAGACACTAGATATATGACCAGACAGTGGGGTAATAGCCCATGTTGCCCATGTATGCATCGTGCGAAGGATTGTGGAATCATAGTTCATCCTACCCATGTAGGTATCATGAAAAATACCTTAGGCACATGGCCAGACAGTGGGGTAATATCCCATGTTACCCATGTATGTGTCATGAAAAGGACAATAGATACCTGGTCAGACTTGTTGGTCGTTGTCAACATTACCCATAAGAATAATACTAGATAACTTTTGCAAGTCTGTGCGATATACGACATACCTGGCCAGACAGTGGGGTCATAGTCCACTGTCTTTAGGTAGTACTCTCCGCCTTTCTTCAGAAGTGACAACAGCAGATCGCGATTTCTATATGGAAATGTCTAGCATATATGTTAAATCTACGCATTAGATTTTAAgcttaacaaatattaaataatataagcaTGCGAAATttcttgtaaaataaaatattttattttattaaacgtgtAATCAGATAAACTAATATTGTTATAATTCGCCATAAATGAACTCTTTCCTTGAtacaatgtaaaatataatatgtaatgcaTCCCATTACATGAGTTCAAATATGATATTGAAATGCTGTTGTAAACTGTCAAAAAATGGACAATGACTATGTCAATTTTGAAATAATGGCATAATTACTGTGTTAGTGTTCCTATATTTTGCACAAAGGATATGTTAACTTACCAATTTGTGCATACTAGATGTATATATTTTCCAAAAATTGCAAAATGGCTGTAAGAACTTCCCTCAATATAATTGCACAATTGCTGTGTTTAATGTCTAGTAAGTACACTATCGCTatgtaaattttccaataattccATAAAAGTTTCAAACTTACCGATAATTGCACAATGGCCATGTAAAATGTTCAAAAAGTGCACAATGGCTATTTAATCTTTCCGAAATATCGCAAAATAGCTCTGTAAACCTTCCAAAAAATGCACAATAGCTATGTAAAAATTGCAATAATTGCAGAATGGATAAGGAATGTTTTGCCAATACTAGCTATGTAAAGTTTTCAATAATTGCACAATGCATATACAATCTTTCCAAGAATTGCACAATATCTATATTAAGTTTTCAATAATTACACAATAGCAATGTTAAGTTTCAAATAATTGCACGATAGCTATGTAAAGATCCCAATAAATACACTTAAGCTATGTTAAGTTTCCAAAAAGTGCAAAATAGCTACGTTGAGTTTCCAATAATTACACAGAAGCTAGGTTAAATTTCCAATAATTGCACAATAACTATGATAACGTTTTCAATAATTACAAAAAAGCTATGTTAAGTTCCCAATAATTGCACAATAGCAATGTTAATATTCCAATAGTTACACAAAAGCTATACTAAGTTTCCAATAATTGCACAATAGCTATGTTAAGTTTCCAATAATTACATAAAAGCAATGTTAGGTTTCCAACATATGCACAATAGCAATGTTAAGTTTCCAATAATTACACAATAGCTATGTTAACTACGCTCACCTCGCCTGATCCACCACGTTGATTGCACCGAGCGACCTGGAATCCCAGACCCGGTCAAACTCACTCAGTTGATCCCTAAAAATATATGAcctatgtataaatattatttttaagtatttttgtcATATCAAATGCGATATCAAACCTCAAACTAACTTGCATAATGATTCTATGTCGATATTAAGTCGTATAAGATTCAGCAACGAACACAAGTTTTATAATCTGCGGTAACTGATCGTTTATATGTTTAAGTGTGATGTTACCTATCATTATTGCGTTGATCTGCAAACTGGACCGATCGATATCTTAGATACTccgattttattttattcatccAAAGTGAAAACTGGGCTAAGAGTAAAGTGCCGTGCAAActgaaaaatctttttttttcttcttagatGGAGCTACTTTTGCACATAAATAAACAGTAAAGCATATAAGGCGCTTGCTAAAAACTATGTTTTCCGCGAAATTTCTGACATGTGCGTAATGTTGTTCTTACTTGGTCAAATCAAACAGATCTCCTACGTAAACTTGCAGCCGACCATCCGTGCTCtggaaataaaatgttatgtaaaGCGTTGTACTTCAtaagatttttttacaatacaaATGTACGATTTTTTACAAAGACTAAGCACAATGCTCcgtcgtttaaaaaaataattaacaaataaaacaaaataaagccCGATCATTAAGGCGGCATTGTCAAGAATAGTTCTCttttaaatgcaatatatttatGTGCAGGACATGTTAAACATTACACACAGCGGCAGCCGGTtaaagaagacatccttcagaggcGGTGGCGTTGGACACCATTTGGAAGCCTGCATTCAATACGACAAGGTAATCTCTAACATGGAACCCCCAATGGGATGAGGAAAAGAAGCGGGAAAGAAACACCTGGATGAAGATGCCGAGCGAATGTGTAAATCGTGGGGACAGCTGGAGAAATTCTCCCGGACAAACTGGAAGAATCTGATCAGCGGCTTATATCCTAGACGGGACCACATACGAAGATGAGATGAAGAGATGAATGAgagaaattaaataatataatctgTAAAGCGTCCCCACTACCTTAACGTGCTACACGTTCAGTTCAAGCTTGTTCTCCGAAAAGGATCTGCTAACCCGGCCCCCTTACCTCATGGTGCGACCCTGATTGTACATACCGTGTACAGCGACCCCACTCCCTCCACGTGCCGCATGTGAGCTTCAAGCTTGTTCTCCGAGAAGAAATCCTGGACAGCCTGCTCTGATAGCTACACGCCAACTACACTGTGACCCTGATTGTACATCCTGGGATAGAGACGGACGCAGGTTGTTATTCAAACGTAAAATTGTAAAATCATACAATACAGTTCTgactatatatatttgtgtagCAACAATAACAATCTCCTCTCAGCGATCCGTTGAAATAAGTATCTGTTAATGTTA
Encoded proteins:
- the LOC127872255 gene encoding thiopurine S-methyltransferase-like, with the protein product MSAKTVETDLDAGVLTTPSGSRGYDMGDHAHITHKVKEDCLSEQAVQDFFSENKLEAHMRHVEGVGSLYTASKWCPTPPPLKDVFFNRLPLDQLSEFDRVWDSRSLGAINVVDQARNRDLLLSLLKKGGEYYLKTVDYDPTVWPGPPHNISHQRVNELYGMSPFVTVHDNLQDRF